Proteins co-encoded in one Setaria viridis chromosome 9, Setaria_viridis_v4.0, whole genome shotgun sequence genomic window:
- the LOC117840795 gene encoding serine/threonine-protein kinase PCRK2 produces MHCFRFPSWERERDGDERRGPATTTTKTTGRSLSARSTSSTTSTTDPDVRRSASECCSLNASELSSAGSLGRCRQLSLSSQRPPNALRVFTFQELRSATRGFSRAQMLGEGGFGCVYRGNVRSAAGEPRRSIDVAIKQLSRKGLQGHKEWMTEVNVLGVVEHANLVKLIGYCAEDDERGMQLLLVYEFMPNGSLADHLSARSPRPASWAMRLRVALDTARGLKYLHEESEFKIIFRDLKPSNILLDENWNAKLSDFGLARLGPQEGSHVSTAVVGTIGYAAPEYIHTGRLSTKNDIWSFGVVLYELLTGRRPLDRNRPRGEQNLVDWVKPYSSDAKKLETVIDPRLQGNYSIKSAAQLASVANKCLVRHARYRPKMSEVLDMVQKIVESSELGTPEHPLISNSKELVSDEKKRKVLDLKRRIADIKAGEGRWFAWQRWTPKLVRTQ; encoded by the exons ATGCACTGCTTCCGGTTCCCGAgctgggagcgggagcgggacggcgacgagcggcgggggccggcgacgacgacgacgaagacgacggGGCGGTCGCTGTCGGCGCGGtccaccagcagcaccacctccaccacggACCCCGACGTGCGGCGGTCCGCGTCCGAGTGCTGCTCCCTCAACGCGTCGGAGCTCAGCAGCGCCGGCTCCCTGGGCCGGTGCCGGCAGCTGTCTCTGTCGTCGCAGCGGCCGCCCAACGCGCTCCGCGTCTTCACCTTCCAGGAGCTCCGATCCGCCACCCGCGGGTTCAGCCGCGCGCAGATGCTCGGCGAGGGCGGCTTCGGCTGCGTCTACCGGGGCAACGTCCGGagcgcggccggcgagccgcgccggaGCATCGACGTCGCCATCAAGCAGCTCAGCCGCAAGGGCTTGCAGGGCCACAAGGAGTGGATGACGGAGGTGAACGTGCTCGGGGTGGTGGAGCACGCCAACCTCGTCAAGCTCATCGGATACTGCGCCGAGGACGACGAGCGGGGGATGCAGCTGCTGCTCGTCTACGAGTTCATGCCCAACGGGAGCCTGGCGGACCACCTGTCGGCCAGGTCGCCGCGGCCGGCATCGTGGGCAATGAGGCTCAGGGTGGCGCTTGACACCGCTCGAGGGTTGAAGTACCTCCACGAAGAATCCGAATTCAAG ATAATATTTCGAGATCTGAAACCATCAAACATTCTTCTCGACGAGAACTGGAATGCAAAACTGTCAGACTTCGGCTTGGCAAGATTAGGACCTCAAGAAGGAAGCCATGTGTCCACAGCG GTGGTGGGGACAATTGGATATGCAGCTCCTGAGTACATCCACACAGGACGCCTCAGCACCAAAAACGACATATGGAGCTTCGGTGTGGTGCTTTATGAGCTCCTTACAGGCCGGCGGCCTCTGGACCGAAATAGGCCGAGAGGTGAGCAGAATCTCGTGGACTGGGTGAAGCCCTACTCTTCCGACGCTAAGAAGCTTGAGACTGTGATCGATCCGAGGCTTCAGGGGAACTATAGCATAAAATCAGCAGCCCAGCTTGCGTCAGTGGCAAACAAGTGCCTGGTGCGCCATGCTAGGTACCGGCCCAAGATGAGCGAGGTGCTGGATATGGTGCAAAAGATCGTAGAGAGCAGCGAACTTGGAACACCGGAGCATCCCCTGATCAGCAATTCAAAAGAATTAGTGAgtgatgaaaagaaaaggaaagtcctTGACTTGAAGAGAAGAATTGCAGATATTAAAGCAGGGGAAGGGAGATGGTTTGCATGGCAAAGATGGACGCCCAAGCTTGTGAGAACACAATGA
- the LOC117840792 gene encoding cell division cycle protein 48 homolog codes for MASQGEPSASASDPKGKKDYSTAILERKKSPNRLVVDEATNDDNSVVALHPDTMERLQLFRGDTVLLKGKKRKDTICIVLADETCEEPKVRMNKVVRQNLRVRLGDVVSVHQCQDVKYGKRVHILPIDDTVEGITGNLFDAFLKPYFLEAYRPVRKGDLFLVRGGMRSVEFKVIETDPAEYCIVAPDTEIFCDGEPIKREDEERLDEVGYDDVGGVRKQMAQIRELVELPLRHPQLFKSIGVKPPKGILLYGPPGSGKTLIARAVANETGAFFFLINGPEIMSKLAGESESNLRKAFEEAEKNAPSIIFIDEIDSIAPKREKTNGEVERRIVSQLLTLMDGLKARSHVIVMGATNRPNSIDPALRRFGRFDREIDIGVPDEVGRLEVLRIHTKNMKLAEDVNLELIAKDTHGYVGADLAALCTEAALQCIREKMDIIDLEDETIDAEILNSMAVTNDHFKTALGTSNPSALRETVVEVPNVSWEDIGGLDNVKRELQETVQYPVEHPEKFEKFGMSPSKGVLFYGPPGCGKTLLAKAIANECQANFISVKGPELLTMWFGESEANVREIFDKARQSAPCVLFFDELDSIATQRGSSVGDAGGAADRVLNQLLTEMDGMNAKKTVFIIGATNRPDIIDPALLRPGRLDQLIYIPLPDEQSRLQIFKACLRKSPVAKEVDLNALAKYTQGFSGADITEICQRAVKYAIRENIEKDIERERRRKDNPEAMEEDEVDDIAEIKAAHFEESMKYARRSVSDADIRKYQAFAQTLQQSRGFGSEFRFSEQSTTAGPAAAADPFASTGGADDDDLYS; via the exons aTGGCGAGCCAAGGGGAGCCGTCGGCCTCCGCTTCCGATCC gaaggggaagaaggacTACTCGACGGCGATCCTGGAGAGGAAGAAGTCGCCCAAccgcctcgtcgtcgacgaGGCCACCAACGACGACAACTCCGTCGTCGCGCTGCACCCGGACACCATGGAGAGGCTGCAGCTCTTCCGCGGAGACACCGTGCTCCTCAAG GGTAAGAAGAGGAAAGACACTATTTGCATTGTCCTTGCGGATGAAACCTGTGAGGAGCCGAAGGTCCGGATGAACAAGGTTGTCCGCCAGAACCTGAGGGTGAGGCTTGGTGATGTGGTTTCTGTCCACCAGTGCCAGGATGTGAAATATGGGAAGCGTGTACACATTCTTCCAATTGATGATACAGTTGAAGGCATTACAGGGAACCTGTTTGATGCCTTCTTGAAAC CATACTTCCTGGAAGCATACCGCCCGGTTAGGAAAGGCGATCTTTTCCTTGTCAGGGGTGGAATGCGAAGTGTGGAGTTCAAAGTGATAGAGACTGACCCTGCTGAGTATTGCATCGTTGCACCAGATACTGAAATATTTTGTGATGGAGAGCCTATTAAGAGGGAGGATGAGGAACGTCTTGACGAAGTTGGCTATGATGACGTTGGTGGAGTTAGGAAGCAGATGGCCCAAATCAGGGAGCTTGTTGAGCTTCCACTGCGCCATCCTCAGCTTTTCAAATCTATTGGTGTGAAGCCACCAAAGGGCATATTGCTGTATGGACCACCTGGTTCTGGAAAGACTCTTATTGCTCGTGCTGTTGCAAATGAGACTGGAGCCTTTTTCTTCCTTATCAATGGCCCAGAGATTATGTCAAAGCTAGCAGGAGAGAGTGAGAGCAATCTCAGGAAGGCATTTGAAGAAGCAGAGAAGAATGCTCCATCTATCATTTTCATTGATGAAATTGATTCCATTGCTCCCAAGAGAGAGAAGACCAATGGAGAAGTGGAGCGTCGTATTGTGTCACAGCTACTGACTCTTATGGATGGACTCAAAGCTCGTTCCCATGTTATTGTTATGGGTGCTACAAACCGACCAAACAGCATTGATCCTGCTCTTCGAAGATTTGGAAGGTTTGACCGGGAAATTGACATCGGTGTTCCTGATGAAGTTGGAAGGCTTGAGGTTCTCCGCATTCACACTAAGAACATGAAACTAGCTGAAGAT GTTAATTTGGAACTCATTGCCAAGGATACCCATGGATATGTTGGTGCTGATCTTGCTGCTCTTTGCACTGAGGCTGCTCTTCAGTGCATTCGTGAGAAGATGGACATCATTGATCTTGAGGATGAGACAATTGATGCTGAGATATTGAACTCGATGGCTGTTACAAATGACCATTTCAAGACTGCACTTGGAACAAGCAACCCATCTGCTCTTCGTGAAACT GTTGTTGAAGTTCCTAATGTCTCTTGGGAGGATATTGGTGGGCTTGATAACGTCAAGAGGGAGCTCCAGGAG ACTGTTCAATACCCTGTGGAGCACCCAGAGAAGTTCGAGAAGTTTGGCATGTCTCCATCCAAAGGGGTTCTGTTCTATGGCCCTCCTGGTTGTGGTAAGACCTTGTTGGCTAAGGCAATTGCCAATGAGTGCCAGGCCAACTTCATCAGTGTCAAGGGTCCTGAGTTGCTGACCATGTGGTTTGGTGAGAGTGAAGCCAATGTCCGTGAAATCTTCGACAAGGCTCGCCAGTCTGCCCCCTGTGTCCTCTTCTTTGATGAACTTGactcgattgctactcag AGAGGAAGCAGTGTAGGTGATGCTGGAGGCGCAGCTGATAGAGTGCTTAATCAGCTTTTGACAGAGATGGATGGCATGAATGCCAAGAAAACCGTGTTCATTATTGGGGCTACAAACAGGCCTGATATCATCGATCCAGCTCTGCTTAGGCCAGGCCGTCTTGACCAGCTGATCTACATTCCACTGCCCGATGAGCAGTCTAGGCTCCAGATCTTCAAGGCCTGCCTTAGGAAGTCCCCTGTGGCGAAGGAAGTGGACTTGAATGCTCTTGCCAAGTACACCCAAGGGTTCAGTGGTGCAGATATCACAGAAATTTGCCAGCGTGCAGTTAAATATGCCATCAGAGAGAATATCGAGAAG GATATTGAGAGGGAAAGGCGGAGAAAGGACAACCCTGAGGcaatggaggaggatgaagtcGATGACATTGCTGAAATCAAGGCAGCTCACTTTGAGGAGTCAATGAAGTACGCCCGTCGCAGTGTCAGCGATGCCGATATCCGCAAGTACCAGGCGTTCGCCCAGACATTGCAGCAGTCCCGTGGGTTTGGCAGCGAGTTCCGCTTCTCGGAGCAGTCCACGACCGCTggtcctgcagctgcagctgatCCTTTTGCTTCCACAGGCGGAGCGGATGATGACGATCTATACAGCTAG
- the LOC117840793 gene encoding pentatricopeptide repeat-containing protein At5g08305, which produces MPPPLPSPPLPPHLLRHLNGRTLTTELLDPLIRSTSSSPSPSLSFSLFILLLRSALRPSHLTFPFLARAAARLSSAPLAAALHAHPLRLGLLPADLHVANSLVHAYAACALPDHARRVFDEIPRPNLVSWNALLDGYAKCRDLPAVRQVFARMPRRDVVSWSAMIDGCVKCGEHREALAVFEMMENAAAAVEDEEGGGGVRANHVTMVSVLGACAHLGDLERGRRVHRYLSERGFQLNLRLATSLVDMYAKCGAIREALGVFRAVPVESTDVLIWNAMIGGLAVHGMGTESVDMFREMPRAGVVPDEITYLCVLSACVHRGLVDEAWIFFRLLEAQGLRPHVEHYACLVDVLGRAGRLEEAYGVVRSMPMKPSVSVLGALLNACHLHGWVELGEVIGRQLVQLQPDHDGRYIGLSNIYSVARRWQEAKKARKVMEERGVKKVPGFSEIDVGGGISRFIARDKTHPGSAQIYDLLDLIAMEMKMKADDTIPDYPCATLLE; this is translated from the coding sequence ATGCCGCCTCCGCTTCCCTCCCCGCCACTGCCCCCGCATCTCCTCCGCCACCTCAATGGCCGCACGCTCACCACCGAGCTCCTCGACCCCCTCATCCGGTCCacttcctcctcgccgtccccctccctctccttctccctcttcatcctcctcctccgctccgcccTCCGCCCGTCCCACCTCACCTTCCCTTtcctcgcgcgcgccgccgcgcgcctgtCCTCCGCCCCCCTCGCGGCCGCGCTCCACGCGCACCCGCTCCGGCTCGGGCTCCTCCCTGCCGACCTCCACGTCGCCAACTCCCTCGTCCACGCCTACGCCGCCTGCGCCCTGCCGGACCACGCCCGCAGGGTGTTCGACGAAATCCCCCGGCCCAACCTCGTCTCCTGGAACGCGCTCCTTGACGGGTACGCCAAGTGCCGGGACCTCCCCGCCGTGCGCCAGGTGTTCGCTCGGATGCCGAGGCGGGACGTGGTGTCCTGGAGCGCCATGATCGACGGGTGTGTCAAGTGTGGGGAGCACCGGGAAGCACTCGCGGTGTTCGAGATGATGGAGAACGCCGCTGCAGcagtggaggatgaggagggtgGGGGCGGGGTGAGGGCAAACCACGTCACGATGGTGAGCGTGCTAGGCGCGTGCGCGCACCTGGGGGACCTCGAGCGTGGGAGGCGGGTGCACAGGTACCTCAGTGAGCGCGGTTTCCAGCTCAACCTCAGGCTCGCCACCTCACTGGTCGACATGTACGCTAAGTGTGGGGCGATCCGTGAGGCTCTTGGGGTGTTTCGGGCTGTGCCAGTGGAGAGCACTGATGTTCTGATATGGAACGCCATGATCGGCGGCCTTGCAGTGCATGGCATGGGCACCGAATCAGTGGACATGTTCCGGGAGATGCCGCGTGCTGGGGTTGTGCCGGATGAGATCACGTACCTCTGCGTGTTGAGCGCTTGCGTCCACCGTGGTCTGGTGGATGAGGCTTGGATATTCTTCCGCTTGCTCGAAGCGCAAGGGCTCAGACCGCACGTTGAGCACTATGCTTGCCTGGTTGATGTGCTTGGTCGAGCAGGGCGCTTGGAGGAAGCATATGGTGTCGTTAGAAGCATGCCAATGAAGCCCAGTGTTTCTGTGCTCGGTGCTCTCCTGAACGCATGTCATTTACATGGATGGGTAGAACTTGGTGAGGTAATCGGCAGGCAGCTTGTCCAATTGCAGCCAGACCATGATGGCAGGTACATTGGCTTGTCCAATATCTACTCTGTTGCCAGGCGGTGGCAAGAGGCGAAGAAAGCAAGAAAGGTGATGGAGGAGAGGGGTGTAAAGAAGGTCCCTGGGTTTAGTGAGATTGATGTTGGTGGAGGGATCTCCAGGTTCATTGCCCGGGACAAGACTCATCCGGGCTCAGCACAGATTTATGACCTGCTGGATCTAATAGCAATGGAGATGAAAATGAAGGCTGATGATACCATTCCAGATTACCCCTGTGCAACACTGCTAGAATGA